gagtccagcgtcggagcgcactgcggttgcgaggggaggacggatagggttagtagacttggtcgttctggattctgattcagacgacgatcatgctagcacatagttttgagtgttggtatgagctcctcgagttaggattagtgtaggagtagagttttagctctgacagtcttgcttcatttgttacttaggggacagggtagatccgcctatagctttttgtgtggtttccttacgggaatcacagagagttgattggacttaggaggtcttattttcaggccattgggtcagctgattctcagttttgagggatagtgttgcggacacttaaccttttcttttggtttgtacttttgcctacgggcgctactcttctattacccgtcactggaggttcactcgtgacgaggttgctacttacagcgggggctgtttatatattgtatattagttctattgcttttcgcttttgggttttatttaattcagtcttgtcttagttattatcgaaaaaaaaaatatttcacgtttttccgcattaagtttacttttggttactaaagtgacgccaccgaaatcggggtgttacaaaatccTCGAAAGAAGCCTGGGGAATCTTGGAAAAATGCAATGAGGGAGCGGAACAATTAAAGAAAGTTCGATTGCAGACACTGAGGCGTCAATATGAGTTGATGCAAATGGAGGCTAATGAGAAGATAGCACATTATTGCAATCGGGTAGTTAGCCACACAAATGCAATGAAGGCATGTGGTGAAACTATCACAGATCAATCTAAGATGGAGAAGGTTTTGAGAACCTTAACACAGAAATTCGATCATGTTGTAGTTGCTATTGAGGAATCCAGGAAGCTTAAAACCTTGACAATAGATGATCTTCAAGGATCATTGGAAGCTCATGAGAAAAGGCTCATGGAGAGGACCACTGAGAAGTCTGGTGACCAGGCATTACAAGCACAAACCTTCAAGAAGGGTGGCTATGGAGGAAATAGTGGTTACAAAGGTAGAGGCAAGGGCAAGGAGTTCTACAAGGGTGGAAGCTCAAAAGGGATTCAAAGCAATTATCAACAAGATGGTGGTGAGAAATCTGATCAAAATCATCAAGACAACACTAAGAAAGGTGGAAAAAAGAACTGGCGCGGTACATGAAAGAAGATTGATAGGAAGAAGCTCAAATGttacaattgtaacaaaattgGGCATTTTTCGAATGAGTGTAAAGCACCACCACAGCAAGCTGATCACAGAGGTAGTCAACATGAAGAAGCACACATGGTGAAGGAAGGATCTGAGGTAAGTAGTGATGATCAACCCCTTACTTTCATGATGCTCACCAATGATAGTGATAGAAATATAAAAAGATGGTACTTAGATTCTGGCTGTAGCAATCATATGACTGGAAGTAAGGATTGGCTTGTTAATCTTGATTTCACTAGAAAAAGTTCAGTGAGATTTGCTGATGGGAGAATATTACATGCTGAAGGAACTGGTGATGTATGTGTTAGAAGGAAAAATGGTATTAATGCAATCATAACTGAAGTCTTGTATGTTCCTAAGATGGAGAACAATCTAATAAGTCTAGGACAGTTGGTAGAAAATGGCTTTTCTATTGACATAAAGGACAAGTACCTAGATGTGTATGATAGAAACATGAAGAAGATCATTAGATCTCCTTTATCAAGGAACAAGACTTTCCAGGTTGATGTCAAAGCACTTGAATCCCATTGTTTATCAGCTTCTGTTTTGACTAGAGACACTTGGCTTTGGCATCTCAGAATGGGCCACTTGAACTTCAAGGATCTTGCACTGCTCAAGACCAAAGGTCTTGTTACAGGATTGCCAACCATTTCTGTTCCTCAGAAGATTTGTGATAGTTGCTTAGTCAGTAAGCAACCTCGAAACTCTTTCAGTTCCTATACAACTTCCAAAGCAATGGACATTCTTCACATGGTGTATTCAGATGTGTGTGGTCCTTTTGAAGTACCTTCCTTAGGTGGAGGCAAGTATTTCATCACCTTTATAGATGATTTTAGTAGAAAAATCTGGCTTGATGTGATACAAACCAAGGATGAAGCTTTTACAAGGTTTAAGATCTTCAAGAACTTGGCAGAGAAGAAATCAGGAAAGTTCATGAAGATATTAAGGACTGATGGTGGATGAGAGTTTACTTCCACGGAGTTTGAGAACTACTGTCTTGAACATGGTATTATGCATGAGGTGACTGCGCCCTACACTCCACAACATAATGGAGTGGCATAAAGAAGGAATAGGACAATTCTTAACATGGTTCGAAGCATGCTCAAAAGTAAGAACCTACCACATTGTTACTGGGGTGAGGCAGCCACAACTGATGTCTATGTGTTAAACAGATGTCCTACAAAGAGACTCCACCAGAAAGTTCCAGAAGAAGCATGGTTAGGGCATAAACCTTCAGTGAGTCACTTCAGAATTTTTGGTTCACGTGCATATAGGCATATTTCTGaccagaagaggaagaaacttgATGACAAAAGTGAGATGTTGATCTTCAGAGGCTACAATCCTACTGGTTCATATAAGTTGTACAATCCCCAAACTAAgaaggtgtaacaccccgatttcggtggcgtcactttaataaccaaaaagaaactcaaagcggaaaacgtgaaatatatattttttgacatCGATAATAGAATTATAAACTGAAAGAATAGAAACTCAACAATAAAagataatcagaactaatatacaatataaattacagcccccccgctgtaagtaacaacctcgtcacgagtaacctccagtgacggaaagtaggaagtgtaacgcccgtaggcaatatgtacagactaaaagtaaaggttaagtgtccgcaacacaaacctcaaaaatgagaataagttagcccaatcggcctaaaagaagacctcctaagtccaaccaactctctgtgattcccgtaaagaaaccacacaaaaagctataggcgggaaactaccctgtccccaaagaacaaatgatgttcagagctaagactctactcctacactaatcctatctcgaggagctcacaccagcactaaaacctacatgctagcatgatcgtcgtctgaatctgaatccagaacgaccaagtctatatacactacccgtcctcctctcgcaaccgcgatgcgctccggtgctggtcTCTCGGGCTTAGGGCTCGAACCATGATCATCTATAAcagcaacggtgggtgaactggactctgcagaagtccctcccacaggctcctcctctgaggggtcctcatcatccgaagacgacggtggtggtggtgctcccactcctggtccgcaatgtacaccgggtggcaagttgaaactgacagtgcatctcCGCAGTACTCCTGCCGTCAAGTATCCTACTCTATCTACATGATCCTCTATGatccgccccgagtacgtcgctcgatggctagcggggtcaaccacccacgaaccggggtcatcctggtctatcatctcgtatctaatcccccccgaagggtggaccattgtgaaccagtccgccaaagacatctgacaaagggcgtagtccgccaaagcacacacagaagacgcgagggtcaactccaaagaattatgtaaatagtaaacccaataggtacagatagaAGATAGCcactcaggcttataagttaaaggtagcatcctagggttgcatatcccacaatgaatataaacgacagtaatagcaaatagcatacatcaaataggattaacagatatcaaacacactcaacaattaagtcagtatgcatgttgcatgaaatgcaaatgacggttaacccagttaaccaaatgcattccggaaaggatggacatcaacggatcagccctagcaccagccacggtgggaccatttcggctcgcgtgcctcttataccaacaacaacggtagtcagatcagcataaaacccgaaggcctgccatttcggtctgctactaagagtcacctaacagcgctcttacgcggaaatccgggtcttataaccattttggaatccgccatggtccggcatctcaccgtgtttaaaccacttaatgagtgcatgcaatgcagtgattagccaacacaacgtctccgacctcactcgacacgtcgccacgtgttctagctaagttaatgtctctaaaagcttaccctaaggtaaagtcgattctgcgacaaaagacaatcctttacaagaactcattatctcatgatgatctcccaatcatccgactcatctccatccgatggtcaaaactgctcaacgagcaaagagtatcaacatactcggaaactacccgtttcctggcttatccctcggatagcccaacaacacaactgctcccagagcacaagagtatcaaaaAACTCAGAACTTattaactttctcaacacttagatccgacgacacttctcgtttttccaaaactaagatttgactcctaagcTTTTCCTAcaagattattatcattaattaaaggtttagaggttggttaatgtcttatgaattttccttataaaacaGTTTCCactttgtcttatcgcaaatcttatgagtttaaggatctcctaatcccaaataactttcagagaatgtctcgatccactaaaacaatacaaggcccgaatcctcgttcgtcctatcaacttcctcaaaactctcaaaataaaatcggcatgacctgcccgttattctcactctTCAGTATCCCAAATATATAAGAAaagacatagttaaatcagcacagtcaaccaacatgtcatatatatcaacacatcctaacataaccacttagcacttagcatataagcagatatcacacatcctagattaaccacttagcacataacatgtaagtcaatctcaaaagcagtcagtagatgaatcatctacattgtcagccgaagcctcagaaaacatttttccaatcaaacacaaacaagtgcataacagtaaatcaagtcgaaagcatcgacacctaagcattaactaaggatgcagtgagtagccctcacctgtagattctccagggttatCTTCGAGAGTTCCTTCACAATCCGCTCCtagttcttcaggaaattcttcaaaagaacctttagagtaaaaccacagaattccatcagaatctatcagaaactcagcaatcaatactcactaaggttacacgaagtagcatatactccgaggtacgataatctagcgcgaaaggacaagttttcgaaaaagaattttcttcctcctcctagggtagtctcggccactattggtaataaggtgggtcgatttttcttcgatcaaacttggttcctaggttatcattagtcgtaactaagggtattctaaactcggaaaaattatcggatcaaaaactatcgcaggggtattttggtcattatttttagctcagaaattcaaaactgaaatttcgaaaagcaaattggatggggacgtcaccaatgacgtttatgacgactaatcctactagcactaagctaaggcgatagttttcagtccaaatGACAgaactttgccccaaaatgggtattttaagcagaattgaaactcgacggtagtttttcgagaatcggcgcagtattattcgctaaacatgctcttgggcacgtagggaagatgtttagatagaaaaatgaagttatcaggatagttttgcaaaaacctcaaaactatgagcacagaaagacatagtgaaatctatggaaaagacgatcagaggtaatgattagcgactatacctcgataccttcaagcagcaactgttgaatcaacgatcaagcaagaaatgaagaaaatctcttctcctcctccccttgtgaagctcgcggccttctTGGAtgaaaatgggtaagttttgtgattttttctcattttcatgctatatatagaggttggaaaaacgcgggaaaatgaaagtttcgcgattctgatttttccggcttcattctccgtgaattctaagataggttttggcgacataattccaaaactaaaaagaggtttccttgtattttaggtgactaatacaaagtcggtgtaaaactattttacccgataagttactttttgcagtggatgtcggaatagaaaacttccttctgaagaaagattgaaatcatcaagagaaatgggtgtaagcgtgtggaatcttcattagaagctccgaatagaaaaagtcctcatcgtcggttgattctagggttcttgaactatcagggttttagtttcggcaaacttccgaggattggaatcggacgttcgtagatcctagggtttcgccttgaaacgcttgttatatatggattaagagaagttctaacagttctctgaagatttttggaattagcttccatcgtgcctttaagtgaaaactagctatttactagggtttctgccctaggtttaagcgtataacgatcgtgctatgcCTTTAATCGActttgatgaaatccttagacttttcctgaactttctccttcacaaatttatttcatttagtaaactctcgttcaggttttcccttcacgatacatcaaccctaatcgtgaatagaatTTATttacttggtataaactgaaaaacttgggtcttacagaagGTCTTATTCAGTAGGGATGTCTTCTTTGATGAGACTTCCACATGGCATGAAATGAAAGATAAAGCCTCAAAGCCTAACTCAGTGCATCTAGAGTTAATTGAAGACTCATCTACCGAACCAAACCAAGTCAGAAATCTGGGGGAGAGGTCACCAGTGGTATACACACCACAGACAGCAAATAATAGGCCTTCAAGGCTTAGAAATTTGCCTCCAAGACTGAGATTATCAACTGTTCTCAGATGACATAATTGGAGAAGATGGTGATATTGTTCAGCATATGGCTCTTCTAGCTGAGAGTGAACCTGTTAGCTTTGATGAAGCAATTACCAATGACATATGGAAGCTTGCAATGAAGGAAGAACTTAGCTCCATAGAAAAGAATAAGACTTGGGAGATTGCTGTTTTGCCACCTGAAAAGGTTCCCATTGCAGTTAAATGGGTGTTTAAGGTGAAGCTTAAACCTGATGGAACAATTGCCAAGCACAAAGCTAGGCTTGTTGCCAAAGGTTTCATGCAGAAAGAGGGCTTAGACTACTCAGAGGTCTTTGCTCCTGTGGCCAGACTTGAGACTGTGAGGATCATCATAGCTATTGCTAGCTAGCATAAGTggaagagtaaaatacactcacccccctcaaggtttgtgagaataacacttaactccattcttatccaaaatatacacttcaccccaataataatctcataattacacttagctcaattcttctctgaaatcttcactccaccccacccctttaacaccatccaaaagatgctaacggaatattcttttaactcaaattaattaattaaaatataaatgataaataaattacattatcctctaaccaaataataattgtactataattttgtaaatattctaaatatttataaaatattttaaatacctccaaatgaaaaataataattaaacttgatgtttattatggtcaaaatatttctctctctaatataactcaaatttaaatatggagtatttcagtcaaaatatttatcaaatgatgaGTTATAATACCTGtgtataaccttaaacaacttatattttagaaCTTAAAATGCCATGTGTTTAAGTGCTCATACAACCTAATAGCTAAGGTAATCACATATCGTCATAacacaattatattttgaaagtttagtaaacttattgacaaatttttttagtaaacttagtggtaaagtttttgagttttgatggttCTCACATTGAGTTAAGTTTTGCTAAATTTGTGATGGAAAATGTTGTTGCCTTGAAGAGGATGATCTCAAACTTAGCTGGAAGCTACGTAACTCAGATCCGGAAGAAGTAAAACAGAAGTTGTTCTCGTTTAAGAAATGTTCTAGTTCTATGAATTTGGAATTACACCAAAAAGGCCATAACATGCTTTATTGTAAATCATTTGTGCTGCCCTCCAAATAACAATGATTTTTTTACTTGAATGAGCAATGATTATCTcgtgctacttttttttttaaaaaaaagtatatttattatttagttagaagataatgtaatgtatttatatttaaattaattaattttgagttaAAAGAATATTTTGTTAGCCTCTTTTGGATGGTGTTAAAgggggtggggtggagtgtagaattTAGAGAAGAAATGAGTTAAGTGTAATTgtgagattattattggggtggagtgcatattttggataagaatggagttaagtgttattctcacaaatcTTGTGTCACAATTAGATGTTAAATCTGCTTTCCTAAATGGACCTCTTGAGGATGAGGTCTATGTGTCACAACCACCTGGTTTTGCAGTCAAAGGTCAAGAGGATAAAGTTCTAAGACTTAAGAAAGCTCTATATGGGCTTAAACAAGCTCCAAGGGCATGGAACAAGAGAATAGATGGTTTCCTTGCTAGCTCTGGATTCAAAAGGTGTACTGTGGAACATGGAGTATTGATAAGTGTCAAATTTACTTAAATTATCATATTATAATTGACACTTATCTATTCTAA
This portion of the Lotus japonicus ecotype B-129 chromosome 3, LjGifu_v1.2 genome encodes:
- the LOC130744963 gene encoding uncharacterized mitochondrial protein AtMg00820-like; its protein translation is MALLAESEPVSFDEAITNDIWKLAMKEELSSIEKNKTWEIAVLPPEKVPIAVKWVFKVKLKPDGTIAKHKARLVAKGFMQKEGLDYSEVFAPVARLETVRIIIAIAS